In a single window of the Zea mays cultivar B73 chromosome 5, Zm-B73-REFERENCE-NAM-5.0, whole genome shotgun sequence genome:
- the LOC103627938 gene encoding uncharacterized protein: MVDAGPPRSSQAHATVDADLPRSSTAPPMVDTARPQSSPLHAMVDANSPRSCTCDAMVDADLPRSSTCDAMVDVDLPQTSIAPWVLTPSSTTTWIPSAGTTHLISPFGTRALEAAGIRETCHRGSKQPRRGPHHRGTTHLCDAAAGGSQESAKNQAR; the protein is encoded by the exons ATGGTCGACGCCGGCCCGCCCCGATCTTCTCAAGCGCATGCCACGGTCGACGCCGATCTACCTCGATCTTCTACCGCGCCTCCCATGGTCGACACAGCACGACCCCAATCTTCTCCGCTGCATGCCATGGTTGACGCCAACTCGCCTCGATCTTGTACCTGTGATGCCATGGTTGACGCTGACCTACCTCGATCTTCTACCTGTGATGCCATGGTTGACGTCGATCTGCCCCAAACGAGCATAGCCCCATGGGTCCTGACCCCATCAAGCACAACCACATGGATCCCGTCAGCAGGAACCACACATCTCATTTCACCTTTTGGAAC ACGCGCGCTCGAGGCCGCCGGGATCCGCGAAACCTGCCACCGCGGCAGCAAGCAACCACGCCGCGGCCCACACCACCGGGGCACAACCCATCTCTGCGACGCTGCAGCCGGAGGCTCACAGGAGAGCGCCAAAAACCAAGCGCGATAG